A single region of the Acidobacteriota bacterium genome encodes:
- a CDS encoding glycosyltransferase family 2 protein, producing the protein MTAWKISVIIPLFNEKPSLLELYRELVQELPHHSQDFELLFVDDGSRDGSFEVLKELQKSDARVRIIRLRRNFGKAAALSAGFRRVRGDVVITIDADLQDRPHEIRKLLSKLKEGFDLVSGWRYRRKDKWSKRLASKIYNLVTSRMTGLNIHDINCGFKAYRRRVIEEIRVYGEMHRYIPVLASYRGFAVGEVEVEHSKRRYGRSKYGISRMLSGFFDFLTVLILTRYSSKPLHIFGILGGVLSFLGTVILAYLAVGWLLGDYIEGRPLFFIAILMSIIGVQFFFFGLLAEMIAYSSRREDDYSIDEILEPEASSESQPRALGGPISRKS; encoded by the coding sequence ATGACTGCCTGGAAAATATCGGTCATCATTCCGCTCTTCAACGAGAAGCCTTCGCTGCTCGAGCTCTACCGCGAACTGGTCCAGGAACTGCCTCACCATAGCCAGGACTTCGAGTTGCTTTTCGTGGACGACGGCAGCAGGGACGGGTCCTTCGAGGTCCTCAAGGAGCTGCAAAAGAGCGATGCCCGCGTGCGCATCATCCGCCTGCGCCGCAACTTCGGCAAGGCTGCTGCCCTCTCGGCGGGATTCAGGCGCGTCCGCGGCGACGTGGTCATCACCATCGACGCCGATTTGCAGGATCGTCCCCATGAGATCCGCAAGTTGCTGTCCAAGTTGAAGGAGGGATTCGATTTGGTCTCCGGGTGGCGTTATCGCCGCAAGGACAAGTGGAGCAAGCGGCTGGCCTCCAAGATCTACAACCTGGTCACCTCCAGGATGACCGGCCTCAACATCCACGACATCAACTGCGGATTCAAGGCCTACCGGCGCCGTGTGATCGAGGAGATCCGGGTCTATGGCGAGATGCACCGCTACATCCCCGTCCTGGCCAGCTATCGGGGATTCGCTGTGGGGGAGGTGGAGGTCGAGCACAGCAAGCGCCGCTACGGTCGAAGCAAGTACGGTATCAGCCGCATGCTGAGCGGTTTTTTCGATTTCCTGACGGTGCTCATCCTCACCCGCTATTCCAGCAAGCCGCTTCACATTTTCGGCATTCTGGGAGGTGTGCTCTCTTTTCTGGGGACGGTGATCTTGGCTTACCTGGCAGTGGGGTGGCTGCTGGGCGATTACATCGAAGGACGCCCCCTGTTCTTCATCGCCATCCTCATGTCGATTATCGGAGTGCAGTTCTTCTTTTTCGGCTTGCTGGCCGAAATGATCGCCTACAGCAGCCGCCGCGAAGACGACTACTCGATAGACGAGATCCTGGAGCCCGAGGCGTCCTCAGAGAGCCAGCCGCGCGCGCTGGGCGGACCGAT
- a CDS encoding sugar transferase yields MRNSETISVDRVATAGRGMARFILSHPIVIVAVDCAVGILAYLLAWWLSLNVSIPFTRDIIPETRFEAVRHPWVILFLSQIFLLYIFGLYDEMRRTRLREIVAYCATVCLVQFAAVTSLIFLTNSPFPRKVLLLFGCFNLVFLSLWRVYVKSQVKRHVLSVLVVADLPSSAREIIAEIERNPWMGMRIAGIVFSAQVDYEDSNAEEIGDYPVLGALSNLDAVITQHAIEEIIIASAPTWKDRVMTSVSRLQAETDVRIAILPSVYEMVIGKMRHVNVHDTPLIDVRRNPNEPFQRFLKRTFDIFVSGSLLLLAGPVMLLTAAAVKVTSSGPVFYVQERVGRGGRSFRLVKFRTMVRDAEVAGREMLAQVDDPRVTPLGRWLRRFRLDELPQFINVLRGDMSLVGPRPERPGFVCQFEEEVPGYAERHKIKPGITGLAQVRGYYHTSAESKLKYDLAYIYNYSFSLDLLIVLETVKVVLTRPGS; encoded by the coding sequence ATGCGAAACAGCGAAACGATTTCGGTAGACCGCGTGGCTACGGCGGGGCGGGGAATGGCGCGTTTCATCCTTTCCCACCCCATCGTCATCGTGGCCGTCGACTGCGCCGTCGGAATACTGGCCTATCTGTTGGCCTGGTGGCTGTCGCTCAACGTCTCCATTCCCTTCACCCGCGACATCATCCCCGAAACCCGCTTCGAAGCGGTGCGCCATCCCTGGGTGATTCTGTTCTTGTCGCAGATTTTCCTGCTCTATATATTCGGCCTCTACGACGAGATGCGGCGCACCCGCTTGCGCGAAATCGTGGCCTACTGCGCCACCGTCTGTCTGGTTCAGTTTGCCGCCGTGACCTCGTTGATCTTCCTGACCAACAGCCCCTTTCCCCGAAAAGTGCTGCTCCTGTTCGGGTGCTTCAACCTGGTTTTCCTGTCTCTGTGGAGGGTTTACGTCAAGAGTCAAGTCAAGCGGCACGTCTTGAGCGTCCTGGTGGTGGCCGATCTGCCCAGTTCAGCGCGAGAGATCATTGCCGAGATCGAACGCAATCCCTGGATGGGGATGAGAATCGCCGGAATCGTCTTCAGCGCTCAGGTCGACTATGAGGACTCAAACGCAGAGGAGATCGGCGATTATCCGGTCCTGGGCGCGCTTTCAAACTTAGATGCCGTCATCACCCAGCACGCCATCGAAGAGATCATCATCGCCTCGGCACCGACCTGGAAGGACCGCGTGATGACCTCGGTGAGCCGGTTGCAGGCCGAAACCGATGTTCGAATCGCCATTCTGCCTTCGGTCTACGAGATGGTCATCGGCAAGATGCGCCACGTCAACGTCCACGACACGCCGCTTATCGACGTCCGGCGCAACCCCAACGAGCCCTTCCAGAGGTTCCTCAAGAGGACGTTCGACATCTTTGTTTCAGGATCGCTGCTGTTGCTGGCCGGGCCGGTTATGCTTTTGACGGCCGCCGCCGTCAAGGTCACATCGTCCGGCCCCGTCTTCTATGTGCAGGAGCGAGTCGGTCGAGGCGGAAGGAGCTTTCGCCTCGTCAAGTTCCGCACCATGGTCAGGGATGCCGAAGTGGCGGGCCGGGAAATGCTGGCCCAAGTCGATGATCCCCGCGTCACGCCTCTCGGACGCTGGCTGCGCCGCTTTCGCCTCGACGAGTTGCCCCAGTTCATCAACGTCCTGCGGGGTGACATGAGTTTGGTGGGTCCCCGGCCGGAGCGTCCCGGCTTTGTCTGCCAGTTTGAAGAAGAGGTTCCCGGATACGCGGAGCGCCACAAGATCAAGCCCGGCATCACCGGGCTGGCCCAGGTCCGCGGTTATTACCACACCTCGGCGGAGAGCAAGCTCAAGTACGATCTGGCCTACATCTACAACTACAGCTTTTCGCTCGACCTGCTGATCGTGCTCGAAACCGTGAAAGTGGTCTTGACCAGGCCCGGAAGTTGA